TCGGGCGCGGCAACCCGCGGCTCCCCGAGCTGGTGCACGATGTGGCCTACCTCTGGGTGCGGCGCGAGAACTACGTGCGCGCCATCCCTATGCTGCAGCGGCTCCTTCCCGCGCGCGTGGAGCCGGTGGAGCGCGCACTCACGCTGGCCCTCCTGGCCCGCGCCGCCGCCGGCGACGGCAACCAGCGGCTGTACCAGGAGGCGTGGCTCGACGCGTGGGCCATCATCAACCGCCGCTTCGGCGAGGAGGAGAAGCACGGCCGGGCGCTGCTGGAGCTGGCGCGCGCCTCGGCGCTCTTCCGCGACTGGGCGCACGTGGAGCAGGCGGTGCGGCTGGCCACCACGCTGGCCACGCCCGAGCCGGCGGTGGCCTCGCAGGTGGCCGAGCTCGCCACCTCGCTCCGCCGGCGCCGGCGGCGGGGCGGGCTCGCCGAGGCGCGGCTCGAGGAGCCCGTGCGCCGCGGACCCGCGCCGCGGGTGCGCCTCGACGCGGACGACGACGACGACGTGAGCGCCGAGATCGAGCAGCTCCTGCAGGCCGAGGGCTTCGTCGCGCCCGCTGCCACGCAGACGACGGAGGAATCGGCGATCAGGGGAGACGGCGGATCTCCGCGTCCCGGGGCGGAGAACGAAGCCGGCGCGGCCGCCGGGGCGGAAGGGGATGCGGTCGTGGAGATGCGCGATTCCGTCCTCGCAGCGGACGGGGAAGCGTCACACGGGGAGATGCCGGGCGGCGAGACTGGAGCGGAAGCGGACGGCGATCCGTCGGCCGGGAGTGATGGCGATGGCGGAGACGACGAAGGCGGGCGGCCACCGGAGCCGCCCGCCACGCCCGGGTAGATCCGCAGGCCGCCGCAGTCCGTCAGTCCGGGTCGTCGCATCCCTTCCGCAGCTGGTTCTTCGTGCGCTTCCACGCACCCGCGGCATCCTTGCGGTACGTCAGCCGCTGCACCCGCCGGCAGATTCCCGTGGGCCAGCTGCGCCGGTCGGTGGCGTAGCTGGTGACGGTCACGGCGATCTCCTCGTTGTCGGCCTTCACCAGGTTCAGGTGCAGCATCACCCCGTAGGCGCGGATCCAGCGGCCGCCGCTGAAGCCCGCCACCGCCTCGGGCGTGGCCGCGACCGTGCCGGTGTCCTGCAGCATGATCACGTCCTGCGGCTTCGAGATCTTCTGCGCCTGCGGCAGGCCGATGCGCGCCATCACCGTGTCGCGGTTCAGCTTCTGCTCCGCCAGCTGCCACGCGCCGCCGGCGAACGAGTTGGCGTCGATCCACAGCGGCCCCTGCGGCCGCGCGCCGCCGGAGTTCTGGCGCGCGTCCGCGTCGGCGAAGCGCACCACGTCGGGGAGGAGGGCGAAGTAGTCCTGCACGGTGTACTGGCGCCCCGAGCAGGCGGCCAGCGCCAGCAGGACCAGGGCGAACGGTCGGACGCGCTTCATCACGTCTCCGGGCGTGGCACGGTGGATGAGGTTCGATTCAGCAGATACCACCTCGCGGCGGCGGACGCAACCGCTCGCCCTCCCGCCGGGCGCGCGCGGGCGATACAATCCCCCGCCCGCGAGGTGGATGGCTGACGGCGACGCAGAGAGGCGAACGCGCGATGAAGTTCTGGAGACTGGCTCCGCGGCACGATACGCTCTGGTGGTGCGTGGAGGGGAAGGACCCGTGGTCGCCGCACCGCGAGCGCGCGTTCGGCTTCGTGGTGCGCGCCGACGACGCCGAGGCGGCGCGCTGGCTGGCGCACCAGGCAGGCGGGCGTGAGAACGAGACCATCGACGGCGTGGCCCCCTGGCTCGACGCCAACTACAGCACTTGCGAGGAGCTCCGCGCCGACGGCAGCGCCGAGGTGCTGCTGGTCAACTTCCGGCATTGAGCCGAACATCGAAAAGCTTTGTCTCACGCAGAGTTAGCAGAGTCAGCAGAGGGTGCAGCTGCGGTTCTCTGCTGACTCTGCGGCCGTTGAGCCATCTGTAATCTCCTTATCGGACATGTAATCTTAAAACTATTGCGTCCTAGGCGGAGCTTGCGCACCTTTCAGGTCCCCGCAGCGGGTCGCTGCGTTTCCAAGCCCACACAAGGAGTGAAGATGCGCAAGCTGAAGCTGGACGTCGACGCGCTGAAGGTGGAGGAGTTCGCCACCGAAGGCCCCGAGGTGGCCGCGCAGGGGACCGTGCGCGGGAACGACCAGTCGTATACGTACTGCTTCTGCCCGCACACCTGGGAGGACCTGGGGTGTGAGTCCGTCTCGGAAGACGACCAGTGCGTCTGCGAGATCCACAGCTATCTCAACGAGTTCACCTGCTACCCCGGCTGCATCTGACGCGCCGGGTGTGGACGATCTCCGCTCTCCCGAACGCGTCGCCGGGGGCCCGTTCTGACGAGCATCTCCATCTCCTGAAACTCTCCTGCTGCTCCTTCCGTACGGTTGGACGCGGAGGCGGTGAGGACACCCGCCCGCCCGGGCGAATTCCTCGTCCGTCAAGAGACTTCGATCGATGGCCCACTGGGGCCGGGAGATAGAGATGCTGGAGCAGATCCACGCCGACGCCGAAGACCAGCGCAAGACGCGCGTGATCATCGCCACCGGGATGGTGATCTTCGGGATGTACACGCTGGCGGCCGCCGCGCTGGGCGGCTGGAGCGCGATGGCCACGGTGGGGGTGATGGTCGGCAGCGCCGGCGCCGCCCTGCTGTCGACGGTGCGCACCCGCGCGACGTACGCGATCAAGCGCTTCGCGTAAGAGCAGTGCCCAGTGCAAAGTGCCCAGTGCCCAGTAGTGAGTTACTGGGCACTGGGCACTTGGTACTGGGCACTTTCAGTTGATCACACCCACGTCCGCTGGAGCGCGCCGACGCGGCCGATGCGGTCCTCGGCCAGGCGGTCCGCCGCCTTGTGCGTGGGCAGCCCCTCGGCCTCGCTCAGCTCGAACAGGCGCAGCAGCGTGCCGTAGATCTCGCCCGCCTTGCGCATCGAGCGCTCGGCCGTCCACCCGTTCAGCTCGCCGCAGACGTTGATCAGCCCGCCGGCGTTGATCACGTAGTCGGGCGCGTACAGGATGCCGCGGCGGTGCAGCTCGTCGCCGTGGCACTCGCGGGCGAGGACGTTGTTGGCCGCGCCGGCCACGATCTGTACCTTCAGCACCTTCAGCGTCTCGTCGTTGATGGTCGCCCCGAGCGCGCTGGGGGCGTAGACGTCGGCCTCCACCGCGTAGATCTCGTCGGGGCCGACCGCCGTGGCGCCGAAGTCGTGCACCACCTTCTGCACGCGCTCGGCGTCGATGTCGGTGACCACCAGGCGCGCGCCCTCGCCGGCCAGGTTCTGGCAGAGGTAGTAGCCCACGTGGCCGACGCCCTGCACGGTCACGGTGCGCCCCGCCAGGTCGTCGCTGCCGAAGCGGTGCTTCGCCGCCGCCTTGATCCCGCGGTACACGCCGTACGCCGTCACCGGCGAGGGGTCGCCCGAGCTGCCGGCGCGGCCGGTGACGTGCTCGGTCTCCATCGCCACGTATTCCATGTCGTCCACTGAGGTGCCCACGTCCTCGGCGGTGATGTAGCGCCCCTTGAGCGTTTCCACGAAGCGGCCGTGCGCGCGGAAGATCTCCTCGCGGCGCACCGTGCGGTTGTCGCCGATGATCACGCTCTTGCCGCCGCC
This sequence is a window from Longimicrobium sp.. Protein-coding genes within it:
- a CDS encoding Glu/Leu/Phe/Val dehydrogenase; amino-acid sequence: MELFELINEHGHEQVVLCNEPSCGYRGIIAIHNTVLGPALGGTRFWQYGSDREAVIDALRLSRGMTYKAAVAGLNLGGGKSVIIGDNRTVRREEIFRAHGRFVETLKGRYITAEDVGTSVDDMEYVAMETEHVTGRAGSSGDPSPVTAYGVYRGIKAAAKHRFGSDDLAGRTVTVQGVGHVGYYLCQNLAGEGARLVVTDIDAERVQKVVHDFGATAVGPDEIYAVEADVYAPSALGATINDETLKVLKVQIVAGAANNVLARECHGDELHRRGILYAPDYVINAGGLINVCGELNGWTAERSMRKAGEIYGTLLRLFELSEAEGLPTHKAADRLAEDRIGRVGALQRTWV